A single region of the Ptychodera flava strain L36383 chromosome 9, AS_Pfla_20210202, whole genome shotgun sequence genome encodes:
- the LOC139140590 gene encoding G-protein coupled receptor 54-like, which translates to MSDLKDSYDYNYSDYGYSYNYGEFDYNLGPASVVVPTLWAIFSVFGLVGNVFIIFMVFKYSHMRTVTNYYIVNLALTDIALLLICVPMTSSVYAFHTKWMFGDTMCRIVVWMQFASWQATCLTLTVISVDRYHAIVHPIKSIKYRTPRAAIVVNVSVWLYSYLVTTPTLYFYRQEVYSFDPDHPFCLEFHESNATFSVNNIFALIYTLQAYFIPLVIVFVCYALMLKRLWRTSGPSEDAVMSEQASRQKRKITRMVFVVVVLYTLCHLPHHVFNILFRFNFDMFAGRNDLLKYLRMVTTSFLHFNSVINPVVYNVLGDNFKKSLKKAFLHHFKNNKVRDSNTVQTVNGNGTRTMNVSNSNRVHPSSSQSRSENHGGETSLTFKGVLT; encoded by the exons ATGTCAGACTTGAAAGATTCATACGACTATAACTACTCCGACTACGGGTACAGCTACAATTACGGGGAATTCGACTACAACCTGGGTCCAGCGTCCGTCGTGGTGCCAACCCTCTGGGCGATCTTCTCCGTCTTCGGACTGGTCGGCAACGTGTTCATCATATTCATGGTCTTCAAGTACAGTCACATGAGAACCGTCACCAATTATTACATCGTCAACTTGGCCCTCACCGACATTGCCTTGCTTTTGATATGCGTTCCGATGACGTCCTCCGTATATGCCTTTCACACCAAGTGGATGTTCGGGGACACCATGTGTCGGATTGTGGTTTGGATGCAGTTC GCATCATGGCAGGCAACGTGTCTGACTCTGACAGTGATCAGTGTTGATCGATACCACGCCATCGTACACCCGATCAAGTCCATCAAGTACAGGACACCGAGGGCGGCCATCGTTGTCAACGTCTCTGTATGGCTAT aTTCGTACCTGGTTACCACGCCAACACTTTACTTCTACAGACAGGAAGTCTATTCCTTCGATCCAGATCATCCTTTTTGCTTGGAGTTCCACGAATCTAATGCTACCTTCAGCGTCAACAACATCTTCGCTTTGATTTACACCCTGCAGGCATATTTTATTCCTCTTGTAATAGTGTTTGTCTGTTATGCGCTCATGTTAAAAAGACTTTGGAGGACGTCGGGTCCGTCAGAAGACGCTGTCATGTCGGAGCAAGCTTCGAGACAGAAAAGGAAAATAACGAGGATGGTCTTCGTGGTGGTCGTGCTCTACACGTTGTGCCATCTGCCACACCATGTGTTCAACATTCTCTTCAGATTCAACTTCGACATGTTTGCCGGTCGAAATGACTTATTGAAGTACCTGAGAATGGTGACGACGAGCTTTTTGCATTTCAACTCGGTGATCAACCCTGTTGTCTACAACGTCCTCGGAGACAACTTCAAGAAGTCATTGAAGAAAGCCTTCCTTCATCACTTCAAGAATAACAAGGTCAGGGACTCCAACACCGTGCAGACAGTCAATGGCAACGGCACACGCACCATGAACGTGTCCAACTCCAACCGGGTGCATCCATCTAGTTCTCAGTCAAGGTCGGAAAATCACGGAGGTGAAACGTCACTGACCTTTAAAGGTGTTCTCACCTGA